The Arvicanthis niloticus isolate mArvNil1 chromosome 2, mArvNil1.pat.X, whole genome shotgun sequence genome includes a window with the following:
- the LOC117703623 gene encoding beta-defensin 19-like — protein sequence MKLVLLLLAIFVATDLVMSGRNPILQCMGNRGFCRSFSKKGEQAYFYCRTYQTCCLQSYVRISLTSVDENTSWSDEKHWPRIP from the exons ATGAAGCTTGTTCTACTACTTCTTGCCATATTTGTAGCAACAGACCTGGTGATGTCAG gcaGAAATCCTATCCTTCAATGCATGGGTAACAGAGGATTCTGTAGGTCTTTCTCCAAAAAAGGTGAACAAGCCTACTTCTACTGCAGAACTTACCAGACATGCTGCCTCCAGTCCTATGTGAGGATCAGCCTTACCAGTGTAGATGAAAACACCAGCTGGTCTGATGAGAAACACTGGCCAAGAATACCATGA
- the LOC143441204 gene encoding uncharacterized protein LOC143441204 has translation MNALQPAIFGGRETQRDLELTRPPPPSRPQRAGPAATATTLTAANRHRGAWRDRRGSMSEAARPPPVAPRSCRPRTPAPKSPAASGTPQAPAPAVPLALPGRDATPGPAPASSAPVGSKDSEKKVLATKVLGTVKWFNVRNGYGFINRNDTKEDVFVHQTAIKKNNPRKYLHSVGEGEIVEFDVVAGKGGPKATNVTGPDGVPVEGSHYAVRRGPPHNAGEIRQMKDGVPEGTQLLVHRNPTYRPRFRRGPAHPRTSPYRSLQVVEPATGGRASSKSVLPIYCPQKTSP, from the coding sequence atgaatgccctacaacctgccatcttcgGGGGCCGGGAGACCCAGCGAGACCTCGAGCTCACGCGTCCCCCGCCCCCAAGCCGCCCGCAGCGAGCTGGCCCAGCCGCGACCGCCACCACACTAACCGCTGCCAACCGCCACCGAGGTGCCTGGAGAGATCGGAGAGGCAGCATGAGCGAGGCGGCGAGGCCACCACCGGTGGCACCACGCTCCTGCAGGCCTCGGACCCCCGCTCCTAAGAGCCCGGCAGCCAGCGGCACTCCCCAGGCCCCAGCGCCCGCCGTACCCCTTGCGCTCCCCGGCAGAGACGCAACCCCAGGACCCGCCCCGGCCTCTTCAGCTCCCGTGGGCAGCAAGGACTCAGAGAAGAAAGTTCTCGCTaccaaagtccttggcactgtcaaatggttcaacgtcagaaatggatatggatttataaaccgaaatgacaccaaagaagatgtgtttgtacaccagactgccatcaagaagaataatccacgcaagtatctgcacagtgtgggggagggagaaattgtagagtttgatgtggttgcaggaaaagggggtcctaaagcaacaaatgtgactggcccagatggagttccagtagaagggagccaCTATGCTGTGCGCCgtggacctccccataatgctggtgagattagacagatgaaagatggagtccctgagggaacacaactcctggtccatcgGAATCCAACCTACCGCCCGAGGTTCCGCAGGGGACCCGCTCACCCACGCACGAGCCcatatcgttccctacaggtggtagagccagctacaggtggtagagccagctccaagagtgttctccccatttattgcccacagaaaacctctccgtga